The Sorangiineae bacterium MSr11367 genome window below encodes:
- a CDS encoding acyl-CoA dehydrogenase family protein — translation MTAIGFALTDEQLRLREKARDFARREIDPVAKDHDAKASFPWTVLERARAAGLRNICVPRSYGGLGHGVLEGCFVVEEIAHGCGGVANAFTINEVVSLPIISDGTKEQCRKWLGALVEGQLGSLAVTEPGAGSDLGAMASTATRRGDEYVLHGTKTLISNVAESAFFLLFAKTPGSDSRSGMSAFIVPRESPGLRVARVFDKMGQRASDTGEIELHEVVIPASHRIGAEGQGLAIMTKAFGGARPWTAAATLGVGRRAMEESVRYAKERQASGQPIWKHQAIGHKLAEMAMNLEAGRLLMWKAAWGVDIGQAAPELLACAKTFAADSVMTICTDAVQIFGGYGYMRDFPVEKLMRDAKAFQIYDGTSEIQRNVIARHLVRRTGG, via the coding sequence ATGACGGCCATTGGATTCGCCCTCACCGACGAGCAACTCCGCTTGCGAGAGAAAGCCCGTGACTTCGCACGGCGTGAAATCGACCCCGTCGCCAAGGATCACGATGCCAAGGCGTCGTTTCCTTGGACCGTGCTCGAACGCGCACGCGCCGCGGGGCTGCGGAACATCTGCGTTCCGCGGAGCTACGGTGGGCTCGGCCACGGCGTCCTCGAAGGCTGCTTCGTCGTGGAAGAGATCGCGCACGGCTGCGGAGGAGTCGCCAACGCATTCACCATCAACGAGGTCGTCTCGCTCCCCATCATCTCCGACGGGACGAAGGAGCAATGCCGCAAATGGCTAGGCGCCCTCGTCGAAGGCCAACTCGGCAGCCTCGCCGTCACCGAACCGGGCGCGGGTTCGGACCTCGGTGCGATGGCCTCGACGGCCACGCGCCGGGGAGATGAATACGTCCTACATGGCACGAAAACATTGATATCGAATGTCGCCGAGAGCGCCTTTTTCCTGCTCTTCGCGAAAACGCCGGGGTCGGACAGCCGTTCGGGCATGAGCGCCTTCATCGTTCCGCGCGAAAGCCCGGGCCTGCGTGTGGCACGGGTGTTCGACAAGATGGGACAGCGCGCCAGCGACACGGGCGAAATCGAACTCCACGAAGTCGTCATCCCGGCATCGCACCGAATTGGGGCGGAAGGACAGGGCCTTGCCATCATGACCAAGGCCTTTGGAGGCGCACGCCCATGGACCGCCGCGGCAACCCTGGGCGTCGGCCGACGCGCCATGGAGGAATCCGTTCGCTATGCAAAGGAGCGACAGGCCTCCGGGCAGCCGATATGGAAACATCAGGCCATTGGCCACAAACTCGCCGAAATGGCCATGAACCTCGAAGCGGGGCGCCTGCTCATGTGGAAAGCCGCATGGGGCGTCGATATCGGACAAGCCGCCCCCGAGCTACTCGCCTGCGCCAAGACATTCGCGGCCGATAGCGTCATGACCATTTGTACGGACGCCGTGCAGATCTTCGGCGGCTATGGCTACATGCGCGACTTCCCCGTCGAAAAGCTCATGCGCGATGCAAAAGCATTTCAAATCTACGACGGAACCTCGGAAATCCAGCGCAACGTCATCGCCCGTCACCTCGTGCGAAGGACGGGCGGCTGA
- a CDS encoding SDR family oxidoreductase, whose product MNFPRAPVLSSVAGRTAVIDDAESTLGRSVRASLQASGMAVAAGEAVPDLYCALSPFHGPFGPRTRSSKPSRARIRAMATAMARRGRGRMVLVTTEQSRQVFSSAGARQAALQAGELHWWRHLAAEFAPRGVLINMIALGYAPFAGHSLPPEAERDYYRYLAIRRPAHSDDLAASLLFLASDDCTAMVGQVLSLSGGLGLCPIPAPSKATPTQESPPPERGVQAPVGSNPFLLQGRTAIVFGASSGIGRATALELAARGAAVAIVARSTDALDSVVSEITSAGGTALAIAGDVLEPGAIESAVQRVWRELGGLDSLIYAAGYMPLQSGDTGKEGWQRTFGVNLDGFVRASEAAIASWVERRRPGTIVSVSSIGAHEAVIVPNFESYGASKAAMTQYTRCLARTWARHGIRANCIQPGIVRTPMAEWIHPRFQAGWIARMPIERLCEPEEIARPIAYLASPASDYVTGEVVKVDGGFVLGRIPPLGDAP is encoded by the coding sequence ATGAATTTCCCAAGAGCGCCCGTACTCTCCTCCGTCGCAGGACGCACGGCGGTCATCGACGATGCCGAGTCGACGCTCGGCCGTTCCGTACGGGCGAGCCTCCAGGCTTCGGGCATGGCCGTGGCGGCCGGAGAGGCCGTCCCAGATCTCTATTGTGCTCTCAGCCCATTCCACGGCCCTTTCGGGCCGCGCACGCGTTCGTCGAAGCCGTCCCGCGCGCGCATTCGCGCGATGGCCACGGCCATGGCACGCCGCGGTCGCGGCCGAATGGTTCTCGTCACCACCGAACAAAGCCGCCAGGTTTTCTCGTCAGCGGGCGCTCGGCAGGCCGCCCTCCAAGCCGGCGAACTTCATTGGTGGCGTCATCTCGCCGCCGAGTTTGCCCCCCGCGGGGTCCTGATCAACATGATTGCCTTGGGGTATGCGCCCTTCGCGGGCCACAGCTTACCCCCCGAGGCGGAGCGCGATTATTATCGCTACCTCGCCATTCGGCGTCCGGCGCATTCGGATGATTTGGCCGCGAGCCTTCTCTTCTTGGCGTCCGACGACTGCACCGCCATGGTGGGGCAGGTCTTGTCGTTGAGCGGAGGGCTCGGCCTCTGCCCGATCCCCGCTCCCAGCAAGGCCACCCCCACGCAAGAAAGCCCACCTCCCGAGCGTGGCGTGCAAGCTCCGGTGGGTTCGAACCCGTTCCTCCTGCAGGGCCGGACCGCCATCGTCTTCGGCGCCAGCTCGGGAATTGGCAGGGCGACGGCCTTGGAGCTCGCCGCACGCGGGGCAGCCGTCGCGATTGTCGCGCGTTCGACTGATGCTCTCGATTCGGTGGTGTCCGAGATCACGTCGGCCGGGGGCACGGCATTGGCGATTGCTGGCGACGTTCTCGAACCCGGGGCGATCGAAAGCGCCGTGCAGCGCGTATGGCGAGAGCTCGGTGGTCTCGATAGTCTCATTTATGCGGCGGGGTACATGCCGCTTCAATCCGGCGATACCGGGAAGGAAGGATGGCAGCGCACGTTCGGCGTCAATTTGGATGGCTTCGTCCGAGCTTCGGAAGCAGCCATCGCCTCGTGGGTCGAGCGCCGGCGCCCAGGGACCATCGTTTCCGTGAGCTCGATCGGCGCCCACGAGGCGGTCATCGTGCCAAATTTCGAAAGCTACGGTGCGAGCAAGGCCGCCATGACGCAATACACGCGCTGCCTCGCCCGCACGTGGGCTCGGCACGGGATCCGGGCCAATTGCATTCAGCCGGGCATCGTTCGGACCCCCATGGCCGAGTGGATCCACCCACGCTTTCAAGCGGGTTGGATCGCCCGAATGCCCATCGAACGCTTGTGCGAGCCGGAAGAGATCGCGCGCCCCATCGCCTACCTGGCGAGCCCCGCGTCGGACTATGTGACGGGCGAAGTCGTCAAGGTCGACGGCGGCTTCGTCCTCGGGCGAATTCCGCCTCTCGGAGACGCACCATGA
- a CDS encoding SDR family oxidoreductase, producing MNRGEDRVALVTGASVGIGEAIAKSLAETGVAVGLIARRKQELERVQYDIQRSGGRAFAAYADLTDDNALQRALAEVEGALGAPDILVNNAGVVRRGPIHEMSIKHWDLNLRLNLRTPYLLSRSVLPKMRERRRGWIVNVSSEAALEPVAETGAYSVSKCGLNRLTELIAEENRAFGVHAIAVCPGWVSTELSFSPNAIGLSPASILRPEDIAAMVAWVVALPPHVQVGPIIAIRPTAPEASLRSSLADFARITRNRDA from the coding sequence ATGAACCGCGGAGAAGACCGCGTCGCACTCGTCACGGGGGCATCCGTTGGCATTGGCGAAGCGATTGCAAAGTCGCTGGCCGAGACCGGCGTGGCCGTTGGGCTCATCGCACGCCGCAAACAAGAGCTCGAGCGCGTGCAGTACGACATCCAGCGTTCCGGCGGGCGCGCATTCGCAGCATACGCAGATCTGACCGACGACAATGCGCTCCAGCGTGCCCTCGCGGAGGTGGAGGGCGCGTTGGGCGCACCGGATATCCTCGTCAACAATGCCGGGGTCGTACGTCGCGGTCCGATCCACGAAATGAGCATCAAGCATTGGGACTTGAATCTGCGCCTCAACCTGCGCACCCCCTACCTTCTGTCGCGCTCCGTGCTTCCAAAGATGCGTGAGCGACGGCGCGGATGGATCGTCAACGTCAGCTCCGAGGCGGCCTTGGAGCCCGTCGCGGAGACGGGCGCCTATTCCGTCAGCAAATGCGGACTCAATCGGCTGACGGAATTGATCGCGGAGGAGAATCGGGCGTTTGGCGTCCACGCCATCGCCGTCTGCCCCGGCTGGGTTTCGACCGAGCTCTCGTTTTCGCCGAACGCGATTGGCCTCTCGCCTGCGAGCATTCTGCGCCCGGAAGACATTGCCGCGATGGTCGCATGGGTCGTAGCGCTCCCGCCACACGTGCAGGTAGGACCGATCATCGCCATCCGCCCGACGGCCCCCGAGGCAAGTCTGCGCTCGAGCCTTGCAGACTTCGCGCGCATCACAAGGAATCGAGACGCATGA
- a CDS encoding acyltransferase domain-containing protein, with amino-acid sequence MSNSEDDTVRALRASLMEVARLRQRNTELVLASREPIAIVGMACRYPGGVDTPEGLWRISFEGKDAISTFPENRGWEPESLYDVDPDAAGKSYTREGGFLHDADHFDAAFFGIGPGEALTLDPQHRLLLETSWEAFERAGIDPASLLGSQTGIFVGMSYTGYGAAVGLADPDGDVTVGSLTSMALRRLAYVFGLQGPSALVDTACSSSLVSIHLASQALRQGECSLALAGGACVMAAPGAFITFSRRRSLSPSGRCKAFSAEADGMGLSEGAGILLLERLADAKRNRHPIFAVLRGSAVNQDGKSQALTAPNGPAQERVMRQALANAGISPADIDVIEAHGAGTPLGDSIEAWALQRTYGEVHSKDKPLWFGSLKSNIGNALAASGVGGLIKMVLAMKHAAVPKTLYTDHPSLQIDWPSGSIQLLRDSVPWQASGRPRRAGISGLGMSGTNAHVILEEAPPQEASAPPSGPRAAPLPILVSARSDAALRAQAKRWAEWLKEHPTERLRDVAYTAACRGQFEARASILVRTIEEAVEAMTALAEGRSHEALVQAQTEECGKVAFVFPGRGAHWEAMGKALLAESPVFVDAVTACDTAFRAAGDISVLALLRGDGVADGHAVDRQDLVQSALFAMYVGLAEVWRSLGVQPAAVVGHGHGEVAAAVIAGALTLEEGARIVVSRGRALQRCGEQSALVAVELPAAEVLDLIAPYGPALWIAAVNSRSSTVISGDADLIDEILKELGDRGVTCGRLDAACPARSQLDAILPALDADLSKLTPKASQVRFYSTVTGGILSGEQLNGAYWCQNLRDPVRLDRAQEQLLLDGYRVFVEVSPHPVLAQLLTDGSRDARGLVVASLERDAGSSSALLRALGTLHVRGYPVDWKLVLGGEDVRLVELPTYAFQRQRYWLGTHPPAANVEMSTSQAEQTSGRP; translated from the coding sequence ATGAGTAATTCAGAAGACGATACCGTCAGAGCCCTTCGCGCCTCCCTCATGGAAGTGGCGCGCCTGCGTCAACGAAATACCGAGCTCGTTCTGGCTTCGCGAGAGCCGATCGCGATCGTCGGGATGGCGTGTCGGTATCCGGGTGGTGTCGATACGCCCGAAGGTCTCTGGCGCATTTCCTTCGAGGGCAAGGACGCCATCTCCACGTTCCCAGAGAACCGCGGGTGGGAGCCAGAGTCGCTCTACGACGTCGACCCCGACGCCGCGGGAAAGAGCTACACGCGCGAGGGGGGCTTTCTCCACGATGCGGACCACTTCGATGCGGCGTTCTTCGGAATCGGCCCCGGCGAGGCGCTTACGCTAGACCCGCAACACCGCCTCTTGCTCGAGACTTCTTGGGAGGCCTTCGAGCGCGCGGGCATCGATCCCGCGTCGCTATTGGGGTCGCAGACCGGCATCTTCGTCGGAATGAGCTACACCGGCTATGGCGCGGCCGTCGGGCTGGCCGACCCCGACGGTGACGTGACCGTGGGGAGCCTCACGAGCATGGCGTTGCGCAGGCTCGCGTATGTGTTCGGCTTGCAGGGGCCCAGCGCCCTCGTGGACACGGCCTGCAGCTCTTCTCTCGTCTCGATCCATCTCGCTTCCCAGGCTCTTCGCCAGGGCGAGTGCTCCCTCGCACTCGCCGGAGGTGCCTGCGTCATGGCGGCGCCCGGCGCGTTCATCACGTTTAGCCGGCGACGCTCTCTCTCTCCTAGTGGACGCTGCAAAGCCTTCTCCGCCGAGGCCGACGGCATGGGCCTCAGCGAGGGCGCAGGCATCTTGCTTCTGGAGCGGCTCGCTGACGCGAAACGCAATCGCCATCCAATTTTCGCTGTCCTCCGAGGGTCGGCTGTCAATCAGGATGGCAAGAGCCAGGCACTCACCGCTCCCAACGGACCTGCGCAGGAACGCGTCATGCGCCAAGCGCTCGCGAATGCTGGCATCTCCCCGGCAGACATCGATGTCATCGAGGCCCACGGCGCCGGGACTCCGCTCGGAGACAGTATCGAGGCTTGGGCGCTCCAGAGAACGTACGGAGAGGTTCACTCGAAGGACAAGCCTCTCTGGTTCGGGAGCCTCAAGTCCAACATCGGAAATGCGTTGGCCGCTTCAGGAGTCGGGGGCCTCATCAAGATGGTCCTCGCGATGAAGCACGCGGCGGTGCCCAAGACCCTTTACACGGACCATCCCTCTCTTCAGATCGATTGGCCGTCCGGATCCATCCAGCTGCTCCGCGACTCGGTACCGTGGCAGGCGAGCGGTCGCCCGCGCCGTGCCGGCATCTCCGGGCTTGGCATGTCAGGTACCAACGCTCACGTCATCCTCGAAGAAGCGCCCCCGCAGGAAGCGTCTGCGCCGCCCTCGGGCCCGAGAGCCGCCCCCCTTCCGATCCTGGTCTCTGCTCGAAGCGACGCGGCACTCCGCGCCCAGGCAAAGCGTTGGGCGGAGTGGCTGAAGGAGCATCCGACCGAGCGGCTTCGGGATGTGGCGTACACCGCGGCATGCCGTGGGCAGTTCGAAGCGCGCGCTTCGATCCTCGTGCGAACCATCGAGGAAGCCGTGGAGGCGATGACCGCGCTCGCGGAGGGTCGGTCGCATGAGGCCTTGGTCCAAGCGCAAACCGAAGAGTGTGGGAAGGTGGCGTTCGTGTTCCCGGGGCGGGGGGCGCACTGGGAGGCGATGGGCAAGGCGTTGCTCGCGGAAAGCCCCGTCTTCGTCGACGCGGTGACCGCATGCGACACGGCCTTCCGCGCCGCGGGCGACATCTCCGTGCTCGCGCTGCTCCGCGGCGACGGGGTGGCCGATGGTCACGCTGTCGATCGCCAAGACCTGGTTCAGTCGGCCTTGTTTGCCATGTACGTCGGCCTCGCTGAGGTATGGCGCAGCCTCGGCGTGCAGCCTGCAGCCGTGGTCGGGCACGGCCATGGTGAAGTAGCGGCAGCCGTGATCGCGGGGGCGCTGACGCTGGAGGAAGGAGCTCGCATCGTCGTCTCGCGCGGTCGAGCGCTCCAGCGGTGCGGCGAGCAAAGCGCGCTGGTCGCCGTGGAGCTGCCCGCCGCCGAGGTGCTCGACCTCATTGCGCCCTATGGCCCGGCCCTTTGGATCGCCGCGGTGAACAGCAGGAGCTCGACGGTGATCTCGGGAGATGCAGACCTCATCGACGAGATACTCAAGGAGTTGGGTGACCGAGGTGTGACTTGCGGGCGGCTCGACGCCGCGTGCCCAGCACGCTCGCAGCTGGATGCTATTTTGCCAGCGCTCGATGCGGATCTTTCCAAGCTCACCCCCAAAGCAAGTCAGGTGCGGTTCTACTCGACGGTGACGGGGGGCATTCTCTCCGGAGAACAATTGAACGGTGCTTATTGGTGCCAAAATCTTCGTGACCCGGTGCGCTTGGATCGCGCGCAGGAGCAGCTCCTCCTCGACGGATACCGCGTCTTCGTCGAGGTGAGCCCGCACCCCGTACTGGCGCAACTGCTGACGGACGGGAGCCGCGACGCGCGCGGTCTCGTCGTAGCGAGCCTCGAGCGGGACGCCGGCTCGTCGTCGGCGTTGCTCCGAGCGCTTGGTACCTTGCACGTGCGCGGATACCCTGTGGACTGGAAGCTCGTCCTCGGGGGTGAAGACGTCCGCCTTGTGGAGCTACCGACGTATGCCTTTCAGCGCCAACGTTACTGGCTTGGGACGCATCCGCCCGCCGCGAACGTGGAAATGAGCACATCGCAAGCCGAACAGACGTCTGGGAGGCCGTGA
- a CDS encoding DUF790 family protein: MIGALAREGGTMLPARLLVYSFRGGELVPQYLTARDEPWVREVMTDLDALVGTKALDVDNALSARLSEIARTARVPRRTLHGLRHVCSRAWTLKSVAALPPSRLRSVVFDIAATSRTRDEALLAATAALGLSRERILDSLFADRPTERRLQPPTPMPSPAELVQRYNLALLQGLLLRATEVVIHARSHVRSVVRFARLKKLLCTYANDAAGLRLTLSGPLSVLRHTTKYGHALATFVPAAIATPGWSLEAKCSIEGGREARLLANSGDPIASTHALPRDVDSLVERHLLRDVRRISSWTIARETTALEIGGHVAFPDFTLTRGNRQILVEIVGYYTPEYLESKLRTLREAGLENIIVCVDETLACSDEQIVAGAVLRYRHRIDALVLLETADRLASILEREHEAPADEHQEAAHMSI, translated from the coding sequence ATGATCGGCGCGCTCGCGCGCGAAGGAGGCACGATGCTGCCGGCGCGGCTGCTGGTCTATAGCTTCCGTGGTGGCGAGCTCGTTCCGCAATACCTCACGGCGCGCGATGAGCCCTGGGTCCGCGAGGTGATGACCGATCTCGATGCCCTGGTCGGGACAAAGGCACTCGACGTAGACAACGCACTCTCGGCGCGCCTTTCCGAAATCGCGCGCACGGCGCGGGTGCCACGGCGAACGCTCCACGGCCTCCGGCACGTCTGTTCGCGCGCTTGGACCTTGAAGTCGGTCGCGGCCCTACCTCCGTCGCGGCTACGAAGCGTCGTATTCGACATAGCGGCCACGTCGCGAACGCGCGACGAAGCGCTCCTCGCGGCGACGGCGGCGCTTGGATTGTCCCGCGAACGAATCCTTGACTCGCTGTTCGCAGATCGCCCCACCGAACGACGTCTCCAACCTCCGACTCCGATGCCTTCGCCCGCGGAGCTCGTTCAACGTTACAATTTGGCTCTACTTCAAGGTCTGCTGCTGCGCGCCACCGAGGTCGTCATCCATGCGCGCTCCCACGTGAGAAGCGTAGTTCGTTTTGCACGCCTGAAGAAACTGCTCTGTACCTACGCGAACGACGCAGCAGGATTGCGATTGACCCTCTCCGGCCCCCTCTCCGTATTGCGGCATACGACCAAATATGGCCACGCGTTGGCGACGTTCGTCCCCGCCGCAATCGCAACCCCCGGATGGTCACTCGAAGCCAAGTGCAGCATCGAAGGAGGTCGCGAGGCGCGTCTGCTCGCGAACAGCGGCGATCCGATCGCCTCCACGCACGCTCTTCCGCGAGATGTCGACAGCCTCGTGGAGCGGCACCTTCTTCGCGACGTCCGCCGCATCTCTTCCTGGACGATTGCGCGAGAGACAACGGCACTCGAAATCGGCGGACACGTCGCATTTCCCGACTTCACGCTCACCCGAGGAAACCGCCAGATTCTCGTCGAAATCGTCGGATATTACACCCCCGAATACCTCGAATCGAAACTGCGAACCCTCCGCGAAGCGGGACTCGAAAACATCATCGTGTGCGTCGACGAGACCCTCGCCTGCAGCGACGAGCAAATCGTCGCCGGCGCAGTTCTGCGATACCGCCACCGCATCGACGCCCTCGTCCTCCTCGAAACCGCGGACAGGCTGGCCTCGATTCTCGAGCGCGAGCACGAGGCGCCCGCCGATGAGCATCAGGAGGCGGCCCACATGAGCATCTAA
- a CDS encoding PKD domain-containing protein: protein MSAFYYHRAPPSAVLSLGLRLISLNIGQVVAEEVDMTDHVRSSPLLAVLLPLALLACSSDEASNSSPGVTTVAPHLDHGPSPRFEIVMNSPSPRANERVQLTVSNVAGMPPISARWNFGDGQTGVGVTTEHQWAVASPTPYLVSVTATTSDGQQGTTSKAVTVQSE from the coding sequence TTGTCAGCGTTCTACTACCACCGAGCGCCGCCGTCAGCGGTGCTCTCGCTCGGATTGAGGCTCATTTCGCTCAACATAGGCCAGGTGGTGGCCGAAGAAGTCGATATGACCGATCATGTCCGCTCTTCCCCCCTCCTCGCCGTGCTGCTGCCGTTGGCGCTGCTCGCGTGTTCGTCCGATGAGGCCTCGAACAGCAGCCCCGGCGTAACCACCGTCGCACCCCATCTGGACCATGGGCCATCGCCAAGGTTCGAGATCGTGATGAACTCCCCCAGCCCGAGGGCCAACGAGAGGGTCCAGTTGACGGTCAGCAATGTCGCCGGCATGCCGCCGATAAGTGCAAGATGGAATTTCGGCGATGGCCAAACCGGGGTTGGCGTTACCACCGAACATCAGTGGGCAGTCGCGTCGCCCACCCCGTACCTGGTCTCCGTGACCGCCACGACATCGGACGGCCAGCAGGGGACGACGTCGAAGGCCGTCACCGTCCAAAGCGAGTAA
- a CDS encoding DEAD/DEAH box helicase family protein has protein sequence MDILRIDFDRGTVRLRGAPAAGMPGVVWDERVQGFRCAAYRYWDIVALAAESQLVLDDRVGPQSDLPVSPWRTPELRPYQQDALRAFHAFGSRGVVSLPTGSGKTLVAIAALACAGVSSLVLCPTRALVEQWVQQLRSFYDGPVGVVSDGIFRVTPVSVMTFESAYRRLDMLGDRFRALVVDEVHHFAGGIRAEALEMCIAPIRLGLTATGPELGSPGDACLRALVGPTVCEVSIRALLGTHLADLELIRLHVHLDAEEASEYARLYRPFAEMRRCLARADPDLDWSGLVRAMARSEEGRKVFADYRRAVALATFPRAKKDLCAILLTRHRDDKKLVFTASVDDAYAISFEHLVPLLTAETQRKERDEILERFRNGRYRTLVSARVLNEGIDVPDARVGIVLGGRLGRREHIQRIGRVLRPAPGKRALIYELVTAGTIDDRRARARRRHDAAGAAAGL, from the coding sequence ATGGACATCCTTCGCATCGACTTCGACCGCGGCACGGTGCGCCTCCGCGGTGCTCCCGCAGCGGGGATGCCTGGCGTCGTTTGGGACGAACGCGTCCAGGGCTTTCGGTGTGCGGCCTATCGGTACTGGGACATCGTGGCATTGGCCGCCGAGTCGCAGCTCGTCCTCGACGACCGAGTGGGACCGCAGTCCGATCTTCCGGTGTCGCCATGGCGCACGCCCGAACTCCGCCCCTATCAACAAGACGCCCTTCGAGCGTTTCACGCTTTCGGGTCGCGCGGCGTGGTGTCGCTGCCTACGGGCAGTGGCAAAACGCTCGTGGCCATCGCTGCGTTGGCTTGCGCTGGCGTATCCTCCCTCGTGCTCTGCCCCACGCGCGCCCTCGTCGAGCAATGGGTGCAGCAGTTGCGGAGTTTCTATGACGGGCCCGTGGGGGTCGTAAGCGATGGCATTTTTCGCGTCACCCCCGTCTCCGTCATGACCTTCGAAAGCGCCTACCGACGCCTCGACATGCTCGGAGATCGCTTTCGAGCCCTCGTCGTCGACGAAGTCCATCACTTTGCAGGAGGAATACGCGCCGAGGCGCTCGAAATGTGCATCGCACCGATCCGCCTTGGGTTGACGGCAACAGGTCCCGAATTGGGCAGTCCCGGAGACGCATGCCTTCGCGCTCTCGTCGGTCCGACGGTCTGCGAAGTCAGCATTCGTGCGCTGCTCGGGACGCATCTCGCCGATCTCGAGCTGATTCGTCTTCACGTGCATCTCGACGCGGAGGAGGCCAGCGAGTACGCGAGACTCTACCGCCCCTTCGCGGAAATGCGCCGCTGCCTCGCAAGGGCAGACCCCGATCTGGATTGGAGCGGGCTCGTTCGAGCGATGGCCCGTTCCGAGGAAGGTCGAAAGGTGTTCGCCGACTATCGCCGCGCCGTTGCCTTGGCTACATTTCCTCGCGCCAAGAAGGACCTTTGCGCGATCCTACTCACGCGCCACCGAGACGACAAAAAGCTGGTCTTCACGGCGAGCGTGGACGATGCCTACGCCATTTCGTTCGAACACTTGGTTCCGCTCCTCACCGCAGAGACCCAGCGCAAGGAGCGCGACGAAATTCTCGAACGCTTTCGCAATGGCCGATATCGAACCCTCGTTTCCGCACGGGTACTCAACGAAGGAATCGACGTTCCGGACGCGCGCGTCGGAATCGTCCTGGGCGGAAGGTTAGGTCGCCGCGAGCATATTCAACGGATTGGCCGAGTCTTGCGCCCCGCGCCGGGCAAGCGCGCCTTGATTTACGAGCTCGTTACCGCCGGAACCATCGATGATCGGCGCGCTCGCGCGCGAAGGAGGCACGATGCTGCCGGCGCGGCTGCTGGTCTATAG